From the Desulfohalovibrio reitneri genome, one window contains:
- a CDS encoding amino acid ABC transporter ATP-binding protein: MIKAENVTKYFFIPERITALDKVSAEIQRGEVVVIIGPSGSGKSTFLRCLNRLEYADEGHVWVDGVDILDSKTNINKARAEMGMVFQQFNLFPHKTVLENLTLAQQVVRKRGGKEAKENAERLLNRVGLADKARSYPDNLSGGQQQRVAIARSLAMTPKVMLFDEPTSALDPEMVGEVLDVMKTLAKEGMTMVVVTHEMGFAREVADRVLFMDMGRILETGTPEHFFQTPEHERTKLFLSQIL, from the coding sequence GTGATCAAGGCGGAAAACGTAACCAAGTACTTCTTCATCCCCGAGCGCATCACCGCCCTGGACAAGGTCTCAGCCGAAATCCAGCGCGGCGAGGTGGTGGTCATCATCGGCCCCTCCGGCTCGGGCAAGTCCACCTTCCTGCGCTGCCTCAACCGGCTGGAATACGCCGACGAGGGACACGTCTGGGTGGACGGTGTGGACATTCTCGACTCCAAGACCAACATCAACAAGGCCCGCGCCGAAATGGGCATGGTCTTTCAGCAGTTCAACCTCTTCCCCCACAAGACCGTGCTGGAGAACCTCACCCTGGCCCAGCAGGTGGTGCGCAAACGCGGCGGCAAGGAAGCCAAGGAAAACGCCGAACGCCTCCTCAACCGCGTGGGCTTGGCGGACAAGGCGCGCTCCTACCCGGACAACCTCTCCGGCGGACAGCAGCAGCGCGTGGCCATCGCCCGCTCCCTGGCCATGACCCCAAAAGTCATGCTCTTCGACGAACCCACTTCCGCCCTTGACCCGGAAATGGTCGGCGAAGTGCTGGACGTCATGAAAACCCTGGCCAAGGAAGGCATGACCATGGTCGTTGTCACCCACGAGATGGGCTTCGCCCGCGAAGTGGCCGACCGCGTCCTGTTTATGGACATGGGACGCATCCTGGAAACCGGCACCCCGGAACACTTCTTCCAAACCCCGGAACACGAACGCACCAAACTCTTCCTCAGCCAAATCCTGTAG
- a CDS encoding efflux RND transporter periplasmic adaptor subunit encodes MFRILLFFPVLLAALCPPLSASAQDGRPPASVVVDEVRRGDVAPTNRFVGSVYFGESSQVASEVAGRVESYHFDHGGLVGQGDVLARLNTELLRKELEAKRAELEQARVNLRQAELDYRRLKQLFESGSVSQQEYDDKRFARLALQSRVASLEAEVARLDVEISKAVIRAPFDGVVLSRDVARGEWLDVGQAIGEIGRHDVMRVVVEVPQEVLAHLPEDGTVSVTVGGRELSGENLRLAPKGSISTRTFPVHVDVPNPGFLAEGMEAVVSLPSAGMRESLLVPRDAVISVRGTLAVFAVRGGKAVMVPVEVVGYQGMSAGISPKAPLEPGESVVVKGNERLRPDQPVNPQPVR; translated from the coding sequence GTGTTCCGGATTCTGCTGTTTTTCCCCGTGCTTTTGGCGGCCCTCTGTCCGCCGCTCTCCGCTTCCGCCCAGGACGGGCGCCCCCCCGCCAGTGTGGTGGTGGACGAGGTACGCCGCGGCGATGTGGCCCCCACCAACCGCTTCGTCGGCTCGGTCTATTTCGGCGAGTCCTCCCAAGTGGCCAGCGAAGTGGCCGGGCGGGTGGAGTCCTACCACTTCGACCACGGCGGCCTTGTCGGCCAGGGCGATGTGCTGGCGCGCCTGAACACCGAGCTGCTGCGCAAGGAATTGGAAGCCAAGCGGGCCGAACTGGAACAGGCCCGTGTCAACCTGCGTCAGGCGGAGCTGGATTATCGCCGCCTGAAGCAACTTTTCGAGTCAGGTTCCGTTTCCCAGCAGGAATATGACGACAAGCGCTTCGCCAGGCTGGCCCTGCAGAGCAGGGTGGCCTCTCTGGAAGCCGAGGTCGCCCGGCTGGACGTGGAAATTTCCAAGGCGGTCATCCGCGCCCCCTTCGACGGCGTGGTCCTCTCCCGCGACGTGGCCAGGGGAGAGTGGCTGGACGTGGGCCAGGCCATTGGCGAAATCGGCCGCCACGACGTCATGCGCGTGGTGGTGGAGGTGCCCCAGGAGGTGCTGGCCCACCTGCCCGAAGACGGCACCGTGTCCGTGACCGTCGGCGGCAGGGAGCTCTCCGGCGAGAACCTGCGGCTGGCCCCCAAGGGCTCCATCTCCACCCGCACCTTCCCGGTGCATGTGGACGTGCCCAACCCCGGATTCCTGGCGGAGGGCATGGAGGCCGTGGTCAGCCTGCCCTCCGCCGGCATGCGGGAGAGCTTGCTGGTCCCACGCGACGCGGTCATCTCCGTGCGCGGCACCCTGGCGGTGTTCGCGGTGCGCGGAGGCAAGGCGGTCATGGTCCCGGTCGAGGTGGTCGGCTACCAGGGCATGTCCGCCGGCATCTCCCCCAAGGCGCCGCTGGAGCCGGGCGAGTCCGTGGTGGTCAAGGGCAACGAGCGGCTGCGACCCGACCAGCCGGTAAACCCCCAGCCCGTGCGGTAG
- a CDS encoding transposase: MKRRKWTPEQKTRVVLEGLRGRPVGEVCAEYAISQNQYYKWRDQFLAQAHKAFETEHGAQRTAKLERENMKLKSLIGELTIELKKSGPFG; this comes from the coding sequence ATGAAGCGACGGAAGTGGACCCCGGAGCAGAAGACTCGGGTCGTCCTCGAAGGCCTTCGAGGACGACCCGTGGGCGAAGTGTGCGCCGAGTACGCCATCTCGCAGAACCAGTACTACAAGTGGCGCGATCAATTCCTTGCCCAGGCGCACAAAGCGTTCGAGACCGAGCACGGCGCACAGCGTACGGCCAAGCTTGAGCGCGAGAACATGAAGCTCAAAAGCCTGATCGGTGAGTTGACCATTGAGCTAAAAAAAAGCGGGCCGTTCGGATGA
- the rdgC gene encoding recombination-associated protein RdgC: protein MGFLSASTSFTRYMPNGDVTKELWAEVPDRLRQHAFVEIEETADERSFGWVCFDDYLDSAWRTAPSEKAHYFAWSLRLDTRRIPPAVLKKHTELAIRQYKASIEDEDKKFVSKAKKKEIRENVVLRLRARTPPIPAVFEVVWDTRSQAVLFGSTNAKARALFEDLFTLTFELELEPQTPFYLASRLKGEDAVSRLENLEPTTFSAG, encoded by the coding sequence GTGGGATTCCTTTCCGCATCCACCAGCTTCACCAGATACATGCCAAACGGCGACGTGACCAAGGAACTGTGGGCCGAAGTGCCGGACAGGCTTCGCCAGCACGCCTTCGTGGAAATCGAGGAAACAGCCGACGAACGTTCCTTCGGCTGGGTCTGCTTCGATGACTACCTGGACTCCGCCTGGCGCACCGCGCCGTCGGAAAAAGCGCACTACTTCGCCTGGTCCTTGCGCCTGGACACCCGCCGCATCCCGCCCGCCGTGCTCAAGAAGCACACGGAGCTGGCAATCCGGCAATACAAGGCTTCCATCGAGGATGAGGACAAGAAGTTCGTCTCCAAGGCCAAGAAAAAGGAAATCAGGGAGAACGTCGTCCTGCGCCTGCGCGCCCGCACTCCGCCCATCCCGGCGGTTTTCGAGGTGGTCTGGGACACCCGCAGCCAGGCCGTGCTCTTTGGCTCCACCAACGCCAAGGCGCGCGCCCTGTTCGAGGACCTCTTCACCCTCACCTTCGAACTGGAGCTGGAGCCGCAGACCCCCTTCTACCTGGCCAGCCGCCTCAAGGGCGAAGACGCCGTTTCCCGCCTGGAAAACCTCGAACCCACGACCTTCTCGGCCGGATAA
- a CDS encoding transporter substrate-binding domain-containing protein, whose amino-acid sequence MKKLVTLVLSLAFLAAAAMPATAANTRMELVKQSTLEEIQQRGELRVGFEAGYMPFEMTDKNGNFVGFDIEVAKEMAKDMGVKFVPVNTAWDGIIPALLTEKFDIIISGMTVTQERNLKVNFADPYITVGQTILLRKELENEVKSYKDLNDPKYTVVSKLGTTGEQAVLRKIPKATYKSFETETEAAMEVLSGKADAYVYDLPNCVVFMAQQGKDKLVFLDEPFTYEPLAWAVRKGDPDFLNWLNNFLRQIKNDGRYERIYNKWIKSTEWIEKVQ is encoded by the coding sequence ATGAAAAAACTCGTCACTCTGGTCCTGAGCCTGGCCTTCCTCGCCGCAGCCGCCATGCCCGCCACGGCCGCCAATACCCGGATGGAGCTGGTCAAGCAGTCCACCCTGGAGGAAATCCAGCAGCGCGGCGAACTGCGCGTGGGCTTCGAAGCGGGCTACATGCCCTTCGAGATGACCGACAAGAACGGCAATTTCGTCGGCTTCGACATCGAGGTGGCCAAGGAGATGGCCAAGGACATGGGCGTCAAGTTCGTGCCGGTCAACACCGCCTGGGACGGCATCATCCCCGCCCTGCTCACCGAGAAGTTCGACATCATCATTTCCGGCATGACCGTCACTCAGGAGCGCAACCTGAAGGTCAACTTCGCCGACCCCTACATTACCGTTGGCCAGACCATCCTGCTGCGCAAGGAGCTTGAGAACGAGGTCAAGTCCTACAAGGATCTCAACGATCCCAAGTACACCGTGGTCTCCAAGCTGGGCACCACCGGCGAGCAGGCCGTCCTGCGCAAGATCCCCAAGGCCACCTACAAGTCCTTCGAGACCGAGACCGAGGCGGCCATGGAAGTCCTCTCCGGCAAGGCCGACGCCTACGTCTACGACCTGCCCAACTGCGTGGTCTTCATGGCTCAGCAGGGCAAGGACAAGCTGGTCTTCCTTGACGAGCCCTTCACCTACGAGCCCCTGGCCTGGGCCGTGCGCAAGGGCGACCCCGATTTCCTGAACTGGCTCAACAACTTCCTGCGCCAGATCAAGAACGACGGCCGCTACGAGCGTATCTACAACAAGTGGATCAAGAGCACCGAGTGGATCGAAAAGGTGCAGTAG
- a CDS encoding flavodoxin family protein, producing the protein MEILGISASPRKNGNSDKILAAALEAAEGAGASTRAAHLRDYRFDSCTGCEKCRRDKICTCMVDGMTTLYPLFQEAKGLLLVTPVHTYNVTAMLKAFIDRLYCFYDFTNDRPRGWSSRLAGQNRKAALACIGEQAEEEDLGLAMPAMRLPLLSHDYEIVAELPVLNLFDAGRAAKHPEIMSQAADMGRKLAEALK; encoded by the coding sequence ATGGAAATCCTTGGCATTAGCGCCTCGCCGCGCAAAAACGGCAACAGCGACAAGATCCTGGCGGCCGCCCTGGAAGCGGCCGAGGGAGCGGGGGCGTCCACCCGCGCCGCGCACCTGCGCGATTACCGATTCGATTCCTGCACCGGCTGCGAAAAGTGCCGCCGCGACAAGATCTGTACCTGCATGGTGGACGGCATGACCACCCTCTATCCTCTCTTCCAGGAGGCAAAGGGGCTCCTGCTGGTCACGCCAGTGCACACTTACAACGTCACGGCCATGCTCAAGGCCTTCATCGACCGCCTTTACTGCTTCTACGACTTCACCAACGACCGCCCCCGGGGCTGGTCCTCCCGCCTGGCGGGCCAGAACCGCAAGGCCGCCCTGGCCTGCATCGGCGAACAGGCGGAAGAGGAAGACCTCGGCCTGGCCATGCCCGCCATGCGCCTGCCCCTCCTCTCCCACGACTACGAGATCGTGGCCGAACTCCCCGTCCTCAACCTTTTCGACGCCGGACGCGCTGCCAAACACCCGGAAATCATGAGCCAAGCCGCTGATATGGGCCGCAAATTGGCGGAAGCATTGAAGTAG
- a CDS encoding TolC family protein, whose product MQQTLQQAALSCLALLLVLLACPAAAQDGMPLAEEHAEAQAETSTGIGGISPPGEEGETDGSFDLSRTVRRGLRLNPQISQARAQLSSRQYGSKSARSALGPDFTAGYAFEHQGREPTVANIPTGSQNRWTFTFNITQPIFQGFRLLSSYQRAALSEEQAQAQLDQAELQLIETVQTNFLDLLKARMDVKNSQDSVARLQSQLQVTSAFYDVGLRPKLDVLQAEVDLATAEQELLTDKNTVDTQMARLNTLIGLPLEKATAYDGELTYRPFQLSLTDCLARAYRQRPDLDIARKAVSIARKDVKIAASEFYPKLEGTYDYSQFGMTPAAQGDQVNETQYSEWSIGANARWTFFEMGENYFAYRETKEQVGALESELANTRLDASFEVKRNRLDLQEAADRISVARKSLEAAREGYRMAVARYQAQVGTNTDVLDAQERVSDAESQLSTALADYQKAMARLYVSMGERNFALNGQ is encoded by the coding sequence ATGCAGCAGACTCTCCAGCAAGCCGCACTCTCTTGCCTGGCTCTTCTTCTCGTACTTCTCGCCTGCCCGGCCGCGGCCCAGGACGGCATGCCCCTGGCCGAGGAACACGCCGAGGCCCAGGCCGAAACAAGCACCGGCATCGGCGGCATCTCCCCGCCGGGCGAGGAAGGGGAAACGGACGGTTCGTTCGACCTTTCCCGCACGGTGCGGCGCGGTCTGCGGCTGAACCCCCAGATATCCCAGGCGCGGGCCCAGCTCTCCAGCCGCCAGTACGGCAGCAAGAGCGCCCGCTCCGCCCTGGGGCCGGACTTCACCGCGGGGTACGCCTTCGAGCACCAGGGACGAGAGCCCACCGTGGCCAACATCCCCACCGGCTCCCAGAACCGCTGGACCTTCACCTTCAACATCACCCAGCCCATCTTTCAGGGCTTCAGGTTGCTTTCCAGCTACCAGCGGGCCGCCCTGTCCGAGGAGCAGGCCCAGGCCCAGCTGGACCAGGCCGAGCTGCAACTCATCGAAACCGTGCAGACAAACTTCCTGGACCTGCTCAAGGCGCGCATGGACGTGAAGAACTCCCAGGACTCCGTGGCCAGGCTGCAGTCGCAGCTGCAAGTCACCAGCGCCTTCTACGACGTGGGCCTGCGCCCCAAGCTGGACGTGCTGCAGGCGGAGGTTGACCTGGCCACAGCCGAGCAGGAGCTGCTCACGGACAAAAACACCGTTGACACCCAGATGGCCCGGCTGAACACCCTCATCGGCCTGCCCCTGGAAAAGGCCACCGCCTACGACGGCGAGCTGACCTACCGGCCCTTCCAACTGAGCCTGACCGACTGTCTGGCCCGGGCCTACCGCCAGCGGCCGGACCTGGACATCGCCCGCAAGGCCGTCTCCATCGCCCGCAAGGACGTCAAGATCGCCGCCTCGGAGTTCTACCCCAAGCTCGAGGGCACTTACGACTACTCCCAGTTCGGCATGACCCCGGCCGCCCAGGGCGACCAAGTCAACGAAACGCAGTATTCCGAATGGTCCATCGGGGCCAACGCCCGCTGGACCTTTTTCGAGATGGGCGAGAACTATTTCGCCTACCGCGAAACCAAGGAGCAGGTGGGCGCGCTGGAGAGCGAACTGGCCAACACCCGCCTGGACGCCTCCTTCGAGGTCAAGCGCAACCGCCTGGACCTGCAGGAAGCGGCCGACCGCATCTCCGTGGCCCGCAAGTCGCTGGAGGCGGCCCGGGAGGGCTACCGCATGGCCGTGGCCCGCTACCAAGCCCAGGTGGGCACCAACACGGACGTGCTGGACGCCCAGGAACGGGTCAGCGACGCCGAGAGCCAGCTCTCCACCGCCCTGGCCGACTACCAGAAGGCCATGGCCCGCCTCTATGTCTCCATGGGCGAGCGCAACTTCGCCCTCAACGGCCAATAA
- a CDS encoding efflux RND transporter permease subunit — MDPVSFSVRNPVTVLVGVILVVMFGLIGLSRMPYQLSPDVTEPEITVETTWPGATPYEVERDIIEEQEDVLKGIPRLREMVSESYNSLGTITLRFEVGTEIDNALLRVSNKLEEVPEYPDTADKPIILATGANTSPVIWTLLRPREGNERDIATYKTFFENDVRQYLERVPGVADLFIGGGTEREMHVIVDPVKLAAHNLTIGKLSSILRAENSNVAAGNMDLGRRDYRIRTTGDFQSPEDILSVVVDSTGQRRITVGDLGTVRFGFEKKDTAMLHNGEPAMVVGIKPEPGANVLSMTNAAEKVVKELNDGILKDNDVKLDWVYDQRPYINGAIDLVQRNILIGAILAAIVLLLFLRSITATVIVGVAIPISVIGSFIFLNALGRNLNVVSMAGISFAVGMLVDNAIVVLENVDRHRSMGKAAHRAAIDGTREVWGAVLASTLTTVAVFLPVVFIEEEAGQLFKDIAIAVTCAISLSLFVSISVIPMLSSFLFRLAGKKGGGEKNGKPRIGPVDRAGELLVSGISGLVSLAIRTPLSRIATMVLLTSLAVGLTVGLFPKMEYLPQGNRNLIINVLVPPPGLSYEERSQIGHSIFDMAGPYFGEPKDGFPAIKQMFFVSGTQFNICGAIARDESRAAELIPLFNRFLGSIPGIFGVSIQASIFEQGIGQGRTISIDVSGQSIESIAQGAGGLFGMVQKSIPGAQVRPVPSLELLYPEVVFEPLRDRVRAAGLSTSELGQAVDVLMDGRQISEFREVGQKTIDLVLKASQEDVPTPEALYDQLVATPEGRAVPLSSLASIKRDYGISQIRHFERRRTITLQVTPPREMALQAAMETIQDEIVPQARQTGMLEGLRVSLSGAADKLTTTRVALQDNFLLALAITYLLMSALFGNFIYPFIILFTVPLAAAGGFLGLWLQNAFLKPQPMDIVTMLGFIILVGVVVNNAILIVHQALNNLRDHGMDRRQAVMESVRTRLRPIYMSAATSIFGMLPLALAPGPGSELYRGLGAVVLGGLALSTVFTVFVIPSLLMFFIRMEKQPDAEE, encoded by the coding sequence ATGGATCCGGTAAGCTTTTCCGTACGCAACCCCGTCACCGTGCTGGTGGGGGTCATCCTGGTGGTCATGTTCGGCCTCATCGGCCTTTCCCGCATGCCCTACCAGCTGTCTCCGGACGTCACCGAGCCGGAGATCACTGTGGAGACCACCTGGCCCGGGGCCACGCCCTACGAGGTGGAGCGCGACATCATTGAGGAGCAGGAGGATGTGCTCAAGGGCATCCCCCGCCTGCGGGAGATGGTCTCGGAGTCCTACAACTCCCTGGGCACCATCACCCTGCGCTTCGAGGTGGGCACGGAGATCGACAACGCCCTGCTGCGCGTCTCCAACAAGCTGGAAGAGGTGCCCGAGTATCCGGACACCGCGGACAAGCCCATAATCCTGGCCACCGGCGCCAACACGTCCCCGGTCATCTGGACGCTGCTGCGCCCCCGCGAGGGCAACGAGCGGGACATCGCCACCTACAAGACCTTCTTTGAAAACGACGTCCGGCAGTACCTGGAGCGCGTGCCCGGCGTGGCCGACCTCTTCATCGGCGGCGGCACCGAGCGCGAGATGCACGTCATCGTGGACCCGGTGAAGCTGGCCGCCCACAACCTGACCATCGGCAAGCTCTCCTCCATCCTGCGCGCCGAGAACAGCAACGTGGCAGCGGGCAACATGGACCTCGGCCGCCGCGACTACCGCATCCGCACCACCGGCGACTTCCAGAGCCCCGAGGACATCCTCTCCGTGGTGGTGGACTCCACCGGCCAGCGCCGCATCACCGTGGGCGACCTGGGCACCGTGCGCTTTGGTTTCGAGAAAAAAGACACGGCCATGCTCCACAACGGGGAGCCGGCCATGGTGGTGGGCATCAAGCCCGAGCCGGGGGCCAACGTCCTGTCCATGACCAACGCCGCGGAAAAGGTGGTCAAAGAACTCAACGACGGCATTCTCAAGGACAACGACGTCAAGCTGGACTGGGTCTACGACCAGCGCCCCTACATCAACGGGGCCATCGACCTGGTGCAGCGGAACATCCTCATCGGCGCCATCCTGGCGGCCATCGTCCTGCTGCTTTTCCTGCGCTCCATCACAGCCACGGTCATCGTGGGCGTGGCCATCCCCATTTCCGTCATCGGCTCCTTCATTTTCCTCAACGCCCTTGGCCGCAATCTCAACGTGGTCTCCATGGCGGGCATCTCCTTCGCCGTGGGCATGTTGGTGGACAACGCCATCGTGGTGCTGGAGAACGTGGACCGACACCGTTCCATGGGCAAGGCCGCTCACAGGGCGGCCATCGACGGCACCCGCGAGGTGTGGGGCGCGGTGCTGGCCTCCACCCTGACCACCGTGGCAGTTTTCCTGCCCGTGGTCTTTATCGAGGAAGAGGCGGGACAGCTCTTCAAGGACATCGCCATCGCGGTGACATGCGCCATCTCCCTGTCCCTTTTCGTCTCGATCTCGGTCATCCCCATGCTCTCCTCCTTCCTTTTCCGGCTGGCCGGCAAAAAGGGCGGCGGGGAGAAGAACGGCAAGCCGCGCATCGGCCCGGTGGACCGGGCGGGCGAGCTCCTTGTCTCGGGCATCTCCGGGCTGGTCTCCCTGGCAATCCGCACCCCGCTTTCCCGGATAGCCACCATGGTGCTGCTCACCTCCCTGGCGGTGGGCCTCACCGTGGGGCTTTTCCCCAAGATGGAGTACCTGCCGCAAGGCAACCGCAACCTCATCATCAACGTGCTGGTGCCCCCGCCGGGGCTGTCCTACGAGGAGCGCAGCCAGATCGGCCACTCCATCTTCGACATGGCCGGGCCCTACTTCGGCGAGCCCAAGGACGGCTTCCCGGCCATCAAGCAGATGTTCTTCGTCTCCGGCACCCAGTTCAACATCTGCGGCGCCATCGCCAGGGACGAGAGCAGGGCGGCCGAGCTCATCCCGCTCTTCAACCGCTTTCTGGGCTCCATACCCGGCATCTTCGGCGTCTCCATCCAGGCCTCCATTTTCGAGCAGGGCATCGGCCAGGGCCGCACCATTTCCATCGATGTCTCCGGGCAGTCCATCGAGAGCATCGCCCAGGGCGCGGGCGGTCTCTTCGGCATGGTGCAAAAGAGTATCCCCGGCGCCCAGGTTCGCCCCGTGCCATCCCTGGAGCTGCTCTATCCCGAGGTGGTCTTCGAGCCCCTGCGCGACCGCGTTCGCGCCGCAGGGCTCTCCACCTCCGAGCTTGGACAGGCCGTGGACGTGCTCATGGACGGACGGCAGATCTCCGAATTCCGCGAGGTGGGACAGAAAACCATCGACCTTGTGCTGAAGGCCTCCCAGGAGGACGTGCCCACGCCCGAGGCCCTGTACGACCAGCTTGTGGCCACGCCGGAGGGAAGGGCCGTGCCCTTGTCTTCCCTGGCCTCCATAAAGCGGGACTACGGCATCTCCCAGATCCGCCACTTCGAGCGGCGGCGGACCATCACCCTGCAGGTCACTCCCCCCAGGGAAATGGCCCTGCAGGCGGCCATGGAAACCATCCAGGACGAGATTGTGCCCCAGGCCAGGCAGACCGGGATGCTGGAAGGCCTGCGGGTCTCCCTTTCCGGCGCGGCGGACAAGCTCACCACCACCCGCGTGGCCCTGCAGGACAACTTCCTGCTGGCCCTGGCCATCACCTACCTGCTCATGTCCGCCTTGTTCGGCAACTTCATCTACCCCTTCATCATCCTCTTCACCGTGCCCCTGGCCGCGGCCGGTGGATTCCTGGGACTGTGGCTGCAGAACGCCTTCCTCAAGCCCCAGCCCATGGACATCGTGACCATGCTCGGCTTCATCATCCTGGTGGGCGTGGTGGTCAACAACGCCATCCTCATCGTGCACCAAGCCCTCAACAACCTGCGCGATCACGGCATGGACCGCAGGCAGGCCGTCATGGAGTCCGTGCGCACGCGGCTGCGGCCCATCTACATGTCCGCGGCCACCTCCATCTTCGGCATGCTGCCCCTGGCCCTGGCCCCCGGACCCGGCTCGGAACTCTACCGGGGACTGGGCGCGGTTGTGCTGGGCGGCCTGGCCCTGTCCACCGTGTTCACCGTATTTGTCATCCCCTCTTTGCTGATGTTCTTCATTCGCATGGAGAAGCAGCCCGACGCGGAGGAGTAA
- a CDS encoding amino acid ABC transporter permease, with protein sequence MSSGLLTRRGPGYKLFWRSAFIASVVVVIGLFYYASISVDYVWRWYNVPKYFIAETDIEVRAEVPGEIESITTKGEQTSITIEGPDGEETYTMPATGEVMASEGDFMYMGDVVGTYHETKPGLLLIGLWMTLKVSFIGIIFGVLLGLITGICRISDNPFLKSWSITYIELVRGTPLLVQIFIWYFLFGTLINDILNTQGLPQLPPLWFGVASLAFFSGAYVGEIVRAGIQSIHRGQIEAARSLGMNSFESMRHVILPQALRRILPPLAGQFISLVKDSSLLGIIAIRELTKATREIVTTSLQPFEMWIVCALLYLILTAALSLFTQYLERRMVQ encoded by the coding sequence ATGAGTTCCGGCTTGCTGACCCGAAGAGGCCCCGGATACAAGCTATTCTGGCGTTCCGCTTTCATCGCCTCGGTCGTCGTTGTCATCGGCCTCTTCTATTACGCGTCCATCTCCGTGGACTATGTCTGGAGATGGTACAACGTCCCCAAATACTTCATCGCCGAAACCGATATCGAAGTACGCGCCGAAGTACCCGGCGAGATCGAATCCATCACCACAAAAGGTGAACAGACAAGCATCACTATCGAGGGACCGGACGGGGAAGAGACCTACACCATGCCCGCCACAGGCGAGGTCATGGCTTCCGAGGGCGACTTCATGTACATGGGGGACGTCGTCGGCACCTACCACGAAACCAAGCCGGGGCTCTTGCTCATCGGCTTATGGATGACGCTGAAGGTCTCCTTCATCGGCATTATCTTCGGCGTCCTGCTGGGATTGATAACCGGCATCTGCCGCATCTCCGACAATCCCTTTCTCAAGTCGTGGTCCATCACCTACATCGAGCTTGTGCGCGGCACGCCGCTGTTGGTGCAGATATTCATCTGGTATTTCCTGTTCGGCACGCTCATCAACGACATCCTCAACACGCAGGGCCTGCCCCAGCTCCCGCCACTGTGGTTCGGCGTGGCCTCGCTGGCCTTCTTCTCCGGGGCCTATGTGGGCGAGATCGTGCGCGCCGGCATCCAGTCCATCCACAGGGGTCAAATCGAGGCCGCCCGCTCCCTGGGCATGAATTCCTTCGAGTCCATGCGGCACGTCATCCTGCCGCAGGCGCTCAGGCGCATCCTGCCGCCGCTGGCCGGACAGTTCATCTCCCTGGTCAAGGACTCCTCGCTGTTGGGCATCATCGCCATCCGCGAGCTGACCAAGGCCACCCGAGAGATTGTCACCACATCGCTGCAGCCCTTCGAGATGTGGATCGTCTGCGCCCTGCTCTACCTCATCCTGACCGCGGCCCTCTCCCTCTTCACCCAATACCTCGAGAGGAGAATGGTGCAGTGA
- a CDS encoding 3D domain-containing protein: MLTRLIAVVALLGVFATLGLGLRQIESQADRIDELRQELALLRASSKENAKSVVTLHKLAFINRSLIHQANRRRKVTVTAYSPREQETDSTPTLTATNNKVRHGIVAVSRDLFQQGWVFGRRVYIQGEGVFVIDDLMAKDKRRQLDIFMHDTQDALRFGAKKREAYLLGA; the protein is encoded by the coding sequence ATGCTGACACGTCTTATCGCTGTAGTCGCCCTGCTGGGCGTGTTCGCCACCCTGGGTCTGGGCCTGCGGCAAATCGAGAGCCAAGCCGACCGCATCGACGAACTGCGCCAGGAACTCGCCCTGCTCAGGGCCTCCAGCAAGGAGAACGCCAAGTCGGTGGTCACGCTGCACAAACTGGCCTTCATCAACCGAAGCCTCATCCACCAGGCCAACCGCCGGCGCAAGGTCACGGTCACGGCATACAGCCCGCGCGAACAGGAAACCGACTCCACCCCCACCCTGACGGCCACCAACAACAAGGTGCGCCACGGCATCGTGGCCGTATCGCGCGACCTTTTCCAGCAGGGGTGGGTTTTCGGACGGCGCGTCTACATTCAGGGCGAGGGCGTATTCGTCATCGACGACCTCATGGCCAAGGACAAACGGCGCCAGTTGGACATCTTCATGCACGACACCCAGGACGCCCTGCGTTTCGGGGCGAAGAAGCGGGAAGCCTACCTACTGGGGGCGTGA